The genomic interval GCATGATGCCGACGCAAGGGCGGTAGGGCAGATCGTCATGCGAGAGAATGACACGCGCCATCGCAGAGCTTCGCTATTTCTTCGGGACGACTATGGCGGAAGCGGGCACCAGAACAAAGCCCCGGCCGGAAAGGCCCTGGGCCCATTGCGCCACGCGCTCGACGGTGACGGGATAAAGGAACCCGGCGCCGGACGCGGTGCCGTGGACACGCGCGGCGTTCTCCAGCTCGGAGAGCTCGCGGTCGATCTCCATCGCGGTCTGGATCTTGTCGATGGTGGCGGTCGCCTGGGTGAAGGACGTGCCGGCGCGCGCGGCGACGTCGGGCGCCGAGGAATGGCTCGCCGCGCCGTTGTCGTAGAACAGAAGCCCGCGCCGCGCGAGATAGGTCATCACCGGTTCGAGCGAATCCGGATCGGAGAGGAATCGCCCGCCCAGAAGATTGGTCACGCCGGTATAGCCGGTGAAGCGCGTCAGGGCCCAGACCAGGCGTTCGGTGTTGGCATCCTCGGCGGCGCCGGAGCGCAGCGTGTGCGCGCCGGGATCGCTGTCGGGAAAGTCGAACGGCTCCATCGGGACTTCGAGCAGGACTTCATGGCCCTCGCGCCGCGCCTCGGCGACCCAGCGCTGCACGTCGCTGGCATAAGGCGCGAAGGCGAGCGTCACCTGCGGCGGCAGGCTGGCGAGCGCGGCCGCCGTCTGCTTGGCGCTCATGCCCAGGCCGCTGATGACGATGGCGATGCGCGGCTTGCCGTTGTCGAAGGCCGGCGCCGCATAGGCGCGCATCGGCGGCGTGCCGTCGGCGGCGATCTTGGGCAAGGGACCGTTCTCGGTGCCTTCGATCAGCGCCGGATCGGCGACCAGGGCGCGCCCTGCATAGATCGGCTGCGTGACGGTGGCCGGAACGACCGCGGGCGGGACGGCGGTCTCGCCCGCGCCGGCGGCCGGCGCCGCGACGGGCTCGGGCACGGCGGGATGGGCCAGCACCGCGGCCACTTTGGCCGGCGTCTGGGGCAGGCGCACGCGCACGACCGGATCGCCGGCGCGCGGATCGCCGAACAGCACCACCGCGATGCCGAACAGGATGAGGGCCGCGAACACGGCGAAATAGGCGATGACGAGCGGGCGCGCCCCGCGCGAGGCGTCCGCGTCGTCGCCGGTCGTGCCGCTCGCCGCCATGGATCAGAGACTAACGCAATGCACGGTTACGATGACGTTAACGATCTTCTCTCAGGCATGGTCGGGCGACTTGCTTTCGACCGCCAGCGTCTTGTGCAGATAGGCTAGCCCCATCGCGAGCTGGAAATCGTCATAGGCGCGGCCCGCCGCCGGCTCGATCGACTTGCCCGGCGGCCTGGCGGGCGGCCCTTCGGCCAGGAGATGGTGCGGCAGCTCGGCCTCGCGCTGGTAGTCCGGCGCGTCGGGGCCGCCGGAGACGACGATGTCCGGCACGATGCCGGTCGCCTGGATCGAGCGGCCGGCCGGCGTGTAATAGCGCGCCGTGGTCATGTGCAGCGCCCCGCCCGCGCCGTTGTCGAGCGGGATGATCGACTGCACCGAGCCCTTGCCGAAGCTGAGCGTGCCCAAGACGGCGGCGCGGCGATGGTCCTGCAGCGCGCCGGCGACGATCTCCGACGCCGAAGCCGTGCCGCCGTTGATGAGGAGCACGACGGGCTTGCCGCCCGCGATGTCGCCGTAATGGGCGTCGTAGCGTTCGATGGCGCCGGCGCCGCGGCCGCGCACCGAGACGATCTCGCCGGCATTGAGGAAATCGTCCGAGACGTCGATCGCGGCCTGCAGCACGCCGCCGCCATTGTTGCGCAGGTCGATCACGAAGCCCTTGAGCGAGGGGCCGATCGCGCGCTTCAGCGTCGCGACCGCGATGCGCAGGTCGGGATCGGTGCGGTCGCTGAAGGCGAGGATCTTGATGTAGCCGACATCGCCCTCGCGGCGGAAGGTCAGCCGCTCCACCTCGATCGACTCGCGCGTCAGCTTGACGTCGAACGGCGCCGCCGCGCCGCGCCCGACCGAGAGCGCCACCTGGGTACCGATGGCGCCGCGCATGCGCGAGGACACGTCCTCCAGCGTATGGCCCTTCATCGCCACGCCGTCGATGGCGACGAGCACGTCGTCCTTGCGCAGGCCGGCGCGCGAGGCCGGCGTATCGTCGATCGGCTCGACCACCTGCGCCGCGCCGTTCTTGACGGTGACGACGAGGCCGATGCCGCCATAGGCGCCCGCCGCCTTGGTCTGGATCGCCTCATAGGCGTCGCGGTCGAAATAGCTCGAATGGGCGTCGAGATTGCTCAGCATGCCGCCGATGGCGTTTTCGACCAGCTTGCGGTCCGCCGGCTTGGACAGGTAGTTGTCGCGCACCGCCTGGAACGCCTCGCCGAAGCGCAGGATCTGGTTCTGCGCCGACGCGTGCGGCCCGATGGCGCCATAGGCGAAATGCGACGCCGCGACGGCGAGGCCGAAACCGCCCGCCACCCCCAGCGCCAGCAGGAAAAGCCTTTTCATCGTCCCCCCAAAACCACCTTTCGATGGCCGGCCTTTCAATTCGCCGCGGCGGTGCTGGCGGGAATGGCCGCCACCTTGCCGTGCAGAAGCTGCAGCGCGTAGTTGAGCTGGAAGTCGTAGGGCTTGCCGTCGGCGCCCGTCTTGGGCGCATTGGCCGGCGGACGGATCACCGTCTGGTTCGGCTTCTTCGGCAGCGGCTCGCCCGCCAGATGGCCGGGCAGGTCCGCCTCGCTCGGACGGGCGATCTTCGGCACATCGTCCTCGTCGCCGGCGGCGACCGCCACGTCGGGGATGATGCCCTGGGCCTGGATCGAATGGCCGGACGGCGTGTAATAGCGCGCCGTGGTGAGACGCAGCGCGCCGCCGCCTTCGGTGAGCGGGATGATGGTCTGCACCGAGCCCTTGCCGAACGAGGTCATGCCCAGGATCGTCGCGCGGTGATGGTCCTGCAGCGCGCCGGCCACGATCTCCGACGCCGAGGCCGTGCCGGCATTGATCAGCACGATGACCGGCTTGCCGTCGGTGATGTCGCCGGGATGGGCGTCGTAGCGCTGCGTGTCGTCGGGATGGCGGCCGCGCGTCGAGACCACTTCGCCCGCGGTCAGCAGGTCGTCGGACACCTGCACCGCCTGGTCGAGCAGGCCGCCGGGATTGTTGCGCAGGTCGAGGACATAGCCCTTGAGGCCCGGGCCGACCTGGCGCTTGAGATCGCGCACCGCGGTCTCGAGCCCGCTCGCCGTGTTCTCGTTGAAGCCGGGCATGCGGATATAGCCGATGTCGCCCTCGCGGTGCCAGCGCACCTCGTCCACCGCGACGACGGCGCGCGTCAGCGTCACGTCGAACGGCTTCTTGGGCGCGTTCTTGTCGGTGGTGCGCAGGATGGTGAGGGTGATCTTGCTCCCCGCCGGGCCGCGCATCTTGTCGATGGCGTCGTTGAGGTTGAGGCCCTGGACCGAGGCGCCGTTGATCGCGGCGATATAGTCGCCCGCCTTCAGGCCGGCCTTGGCGCCTGGCGTATTGTCGATCGGCGAGACGATCTTGACGAGGCCGTTCTCCATCGTGACCTCGATGCCGATGCCGCCGAACGAGCCCTTGGTCTGGATCTGCATGTCGGCGAAGGCTTTCGCATCCATGTAGCTCGAATGCGGATCGAGGTTGGAGACCATGCCTTCGATGGCGGCGTTGATCAGCTCGCTGTCCTCGACCGGCCGGACGTAATTGGCGCGCACCCGCTCGAACGCGTCGGAGAACAGATCGAGCTGGCGATAGGCGCTCATGTCGTTGGCGCCGTGGGCGGCGGGCAGGATGCCCAGCGCGGCGACGAAGCCGATGGCGATGCCGGCGCCGACGAATGCGATCTTGTTCATGTTCTTCTTGCCTTCCTTAGATCGGATCCCAAAAGGGACGCGGGGCTGGATGCCCGCCCGTTCTGACGCAGTTCGAAGTAAAGCTCGCCATCTTGGCCCATTTTGGGCATGACGCCCACCGGCTCACCCGCCAGCACCTGATCGCCCGGCTTGACCACGATGCGATCGAGCCCCGCGAGCACCAGATCGTAGCCAGTGGTGACTTCCAGGATCAAGACTTGGCCGTTCTTATGGTAAGGACCCGCGAAAAGCACCTCGCAATCGGCCGGTGCGACCACCTGCGCCCCGGGTGCGGCCGTGAACGTCACCCCCGGAGCCTTGGCAGAACCGTCCGCCCGCAACATTGTTCCCACGACGGGCTGGAGCAGAGAGCCGCGGCCGCCCGGACCGCCCGCATTCTGGGCGGTTACCACCACGACGGATTGCTGCGCCGGCTCGGCGCGCAGCGCCGCGACCTTGACCAACAGCACCTCCAGATTGGCGGCTTCACCCGCGATCGCCTGCAATTTCGTGCGAAGCCCGGCATAGGTTACGTCGGCCGTGGCGGCCTGCGCGCTTTTGATCGCGAGGAGTTGATCGAGTTCCACCCGGGCATGGCGCAGCTCGGTCGCGTTGCTCAGGGCCTCGGCCCGCCTTTGCACCAGCGCGGCCCGCGTCTGCTTCAAGGTCTCGATCCGCCGCGCGAGCGCGGCCGCCTTGCCGTAGACGTCGGGCAGCGAGGCGCCGATCAGCATCGCGCCGCGCGCAGCCCCCAGCGCGTCGTCGGGCCGCATCGCCAGTGCCGGCGGCGTGTCGTGCTGCAGCCTTT from Rhizomicrobium sp. carries:
- a CDS encoding divergent polysaccharide deacetylase family protein; translated protein: MAASGTTGDDADASRGARPLVIAYFAVFAALILFGIAVVLFGDPRAGDPVVRVRLPQTPAKVAAVLAHPAVPEPVAAPAAGAGETAVPPAVVPATVTQPIYAGRALVADPALIEGTENGPLPKIAADGTPPMRAYAAPAFDNGKPRIAIVISGLGMSAKQTAAALASLPPQVTLAFAPYASDVQRWVAEARREGHEVLLEVPMEPFDFPDSDPGAHTLRSGAAEDANTERLVWALTRFTGYTGVTNLLGGRFLSDPDSLEPVMTYLARRGLLFYDNGAASHSSAPDVAARAGTSFTQATATIDKIQTAMEIDRELSELENAARVHGTASGAGFLYPVTVERVAQWAQGLSGRGFVLVPASAIVVPKK
- a CDS encoding S41 family peptidase, yielding MKRLFLLALGVAGGFGLAVAASHFAYGAIGPHASAQNQILRFGEAFQAVRDNYLSKPADRKLVENAIGGMLSNLDAHSSYFDRDAYEAIQTKAAGAYGGIGLVVTVKNGAAQVVEPIDDTPASRAGLRKDDVLVAIDGVAMKGHTLEDVSSRMRGAIGTQVALSVGRGAAAPFDVKLTRESIEVERLTFRREGDVGYIKILAFSDRTDPDLRIAVATLKRAIGPSLKGFVIDLRNNGGGVLQAAIDVSDDFLNAGEIVSVRGRGAGAIERYDAHYGDIAGGKPVVLLINGGTASASEIVAGALQDHRRAAVLGTLSFGKGSVQSIIPLDNGAGGALHMTTARYYTPAGRSIQATGIVPDIVVSGGPDAPDYQREAELPHHLLAEGPPARPPGKSIEPAAGRAYDDFQLAMGLAYLHKTLAVESKSPDHA
- a CDS encoding S41 family peptidase — translated: MNKIAFVGAGIAIGFVAALGILPAAHGANDMSAYRQLDLFSDAFERVRANYVRPVEDSELINAAIEGMVSNLDPHSSYMDAKAFADMQIQTKGSFGGIGIEVTMENGLVKIVSPIDNTPGAKAGLKAGDYIAAINGASVQGLNLNDAIDKMRGPAGSKITLTILRTTDKNAPKKPFDVTLTRAVVAVDEVRWHREGDIGYIRMPGFNENTASGLETAVRDLKRQVGPGLKGYVLDLRNNPGGLLDQAVQVSDDLLTAGEVVSTRGRHPDDTQRYDAHPGDITDGKPVIVLINAGTASASEIVAGALQDHHRATILGMTSFGKGSVQTIIPLTEGGGALRLTTARYYTPSGHSIQAQGIIPDVAVAAGDEDDVPKIARPSEADLPGHLAGEPLPKKPNQTVIRPPANAPKTGADGKPYDFQLNYALQLLHGKVAAIPASTAAAN
- a CDS encoding peptidoglycan DD-metalloendopeptidase family protein, whose product is MLFLTAAKKPPHPPHLHPRAKPGTEHVAPARVPAPVVAPTVEALPDLSHALPAKVLGKLPSTVDQYRQLKGDLAKGKPEADAAKARRDRLKAEAEALRHKLIVTAARVQSLEREKIVLDAQIVRLAAEDRKLSAGFVHDRVEVARLLAVIERLQHDTPPALAMRPDDALGAARGAMLIGASLPDVYGKAAALARRIETLKQTRAALVQRRAEALSNATELRHARVELDQLLAIKSAQAATADVTYAGLRTKLQAIAGEAANLEVLLVKVAALRAEPAQQSVVVVTAQNAGGPGGRGSLLQPVVGTMLRADGSAKAPGVTFTAAPGAQVVAPADCEVLFAGPYHKNGQVLILEVTTGYDLVLAGLDRIVVKPGDQVLAGEPVGVMPKMGQDGELYFELRQNGRASSPASLLGSDLRKARRT